A stretch of Christensenellaceae bacterium DNA encodes these proteins:
- a CDS encoding PHP-like protein, whose amino-acid sequence MQDLHMHSTASDGTDTPETIITKCAKLRLALSSITDHDTIDAQKEAISTARKHKIRYLTGVEISVRHLGELHLLGYGIDIENTALKTMMEDLRTSRVDRVYAIIESLKQHKINITFEDVERFAGGNTLGRPHVALALIEKGYASDLQDAFTKYLNENGLCYVKRRKLNMEQAMNLILDAGGLPVLAHPKFIKTDDIDSLVCDMAKIGLKGIEAYYPAHTDAEVEKYVRIARKNDLIVTQGSDYHGKMRPYAAIACEKRTGDTLADSIKFLLQNYAI is encoded by the coding sequence ATGCAGGACTTACATATGCACTCGACGGCGTCGGATGGAACGGATACGCCGGAAACAATCATTACCAAATGCGCCAAGCTGCGTCTTGCGCTTTCCTCGATCACGGATCACGATACGATCGACGCACAAAAAGAGGCGATCAGTACGGCCAGGAAACATAAGATACGCTATTTAACGGGCGTTGAAATATCCGTGCGGCATTTAGGAGAGCTGCATCTTCTCGGTTATGGGATCGATATTGAGAATACGGCCCTGAAAACGATGATGGAGGACCTGCGCACTTCCCGCGTGGACAGGGTATATGCGATTATTGAATCCTTAAAACAGCATAAAATCAATATTACCTTTGAAGATGTGGAACGCTTTGCGGGCGGGAATACGCTGGGAAGACCGCATGTCGCGCTGGCGCTTATTGAAAAGGGCTACGCGAGCGATTTGCAGGACGCGTTCACAAAATACCTGAATGAAAACGGGCTGTGCTATGTGAAGCGCCGCAAGCTTAATATGGAACAGGCGATGAACCTGATCCTGGATGCGGGCGGCCTGCCTGTGCTCGCGCATCCGAAATTCATCAAAACGGACGATATTGATTCGCTCGTCTGTGATATGGCGAAGATCGGCCTTAAGGGGATTGAGGCATATTATCCGGCGCACACGGATGCGGAAGTGGAAAAGTATGTCAGGATCGCCCGAAAAAATGACTTGATCGTTACACAAGGCAGTGATTATCATGGGAAAATGCGTCCGTACGCGGCGATCGCGTGCGAGAAACGCACGGGAGACACGCTCGCGGATTCCATTAAATTTTTGCTTCAAAACTATGCAATTTGA
- a CDS encoding phosphoglucomutase: MDYRKLQNGSDIRGVALGEGTNLTIQAARDLALAFAAWLKQKKGTSRLTIAIGMDSRVTGPDLKKACIDGFLSAGADVIDCGMASTPAMFMTTVTDGFMCDGSVMVTASHLPMNRNGLKFFTNEGGLEKEDIARLIQIADTVRDGDGSGKVRQADFMSVYAKILADKIREATGEEKPFEGFKIIVDAGNGAGGFYVDKVLKPLGADTTGSQFLEPDGTFPNHVPNPEDKKAMDSIVEAVKKTGADFGLIFDTDVDRAGAVDKGGSVLNKNRLIAAISAILLKEFPGTTIVTDSITSSGLAQFIKAHGGVHHRFRRGYKNVINESIRLNESGTDSQLAIETSGHAALKENYFLDDGAYLVTRLLIELAKLRKSGHSISDLIADLKEPVESEEFRLNIGVEDFKAYGNQVIEDLTAYAKQDQSFLIAPDNHEGIRVSFDKEHGDGWFLVRLSLHDPLIPVNVESDEKGGVRIITEKLYAFLKQYDQLDLTPIENYLNA, encoded by the coding sequence ATGGATTACAGGAAACTGCAAAACGGCAGCGACATACGCGGCGTTGCCCTTGGTGAGGGAACAAACCTGACGATACAGGCCGCGCGCGATCTGGCTCTTGCGTTCGCCGCATGGCTCAAGCAAAAAAAAGGAACTTCCCGCCTCACGATCGCCATCGGTATGGATTCGCGCGTCACCGGACCCGACCTTAAAAAAGCATGTATCGACGGCTTTTTAAGCGCCGGCGCGGACGTGATCGACTGCGGTATGGCGTCCACGCCCGCTATGTTTATGACAACGGTCACAGACGGTTTTATGTGCGACGGCTCCGTTATGGTTACGGCCAGTCACCTGCCCATGAACCGCAACGGCCTTAAGTTTTTCACCAACGAGGGCGGTCTCGAAAAAGAAGACATCGCGCGGCTCATCCAAATCGCGGACACGGTAAGGGACGGCGACGGTTCCGGTAAAGTGCGGCAGGCGGACTTTATGAGCGTATATGCAAAAATACTTGCGGATAAAATCCGCGAGGCGACGGGCGAAGAAAAACCTTTCGAAGGCTTCAAAATCATTGTCGATGCGGGTAACGGCGCCGGCGGTTTTTATGTGGATAAGGTCTTAAAGCCTTTGGGCGCGGATACCACGGGCAGTCAGTTCTTAGAGCCGGACGGAACTTTCCCCAACCACGTTCCCAATCCTGAAGATAAAAAAGCCATGGACAGCATTGTTGAGGCCGTCAAAAAGACGGGAGCGGATTTTGGCCTGATCTTCGATACGGACGTGGACCGTGCGGGCGCAGTCGATAAGGGCGGCAGCGTACTCAACAAGAACCGCCTGATCGCGGCCATATCCGCTATCCTGTTAAAGGAATTCCCCGGCACGACCATCGTGACGGATTCCATCACTTCGAGCGGGCTTGCGCAGTTCATCAAAGCGCACGGCGGCGTGCATCACCGCTTCCGCCGAGGTTATAAAAACGTAATCAACGAATCCATCCGCTTAAACGAGAGCGGTACGGACTCCCAGCTTGCCATCGAAACTTCAGGCCATGCGGCGCTCAAGGAAAACTATTTCCTTGACGACGGCGCTTATCTGGTAACACGCCTCTTAATCGAGCTGGCAAAGCTTCGTAAAAGCGGGCATAGCATTTCCGACCTGATCGCGGACTTAAAAGAGCCCGTGGAAAGCGAAGAATTCCGCCTGAATATCGGTGTGGAAGATTTCAAAGCATACGGCAATCAGGTGATCGAAGACCTGACCGCATATGCAAAGCAGGACCAGTCTTTCCTGATCGCTCCGGATAACCATGAGGGTATCCGCGTATCTTTTGACAAGGAGCATGGCGACGGATGGTTTTTGGTACGCCTCTCCCTGCACGATCCGCTCATTCCCGTCAATGTGGAAAGCGACGAAAAGGGCGGCGTGCGTATCATCACGGAAAAACTGTATGCGTTTTTGAAGCAGTATGACCAGCTTGACCTTACCCCGATTGAAAATTACCTGAACGCATAA
- the prsA_1 gene encoding ribose-phosphate pyrophosphokinase has product MLSGNPDIKIFAGSSGLPFAKKMCNYLGAELGASEVIHFSDGNIFIRIKETVRDKDVYVVLPIGLDPNNELVELLFWMDSFKRASASSVTAIVPYYGYAKGDKKDEPRVSIRARVCADCLETAGADRVITMDLHSAQVQGFFKIPVDHLRSLPILCEYLKGMDIMEDAVVVSPDAGFAKDARKYADYLKVPVAIGDKTRTGHDENAQILELIGDVEGKNCIIVDDFSISGGTLVDVAHMLKARGAKRIVACLAHIMLREKGVKAINESPIEYVISTDSVENPFIIGQEKFLTVSVAPLFAEAVYRIHERESVSTLFSSVPEKVKEDIPDAPSACVCACEED; this is encoded by the coding sequence ATGCTTAGTGGTAATCCGGATATTAAGATATTTGCGGGCAGTTCCGGGCTCCCGTTCGCAAAGAAAATGTGCAACTATCTGGGGGCGGAGTTGGGCGCTTCCGAGGTAATACATTTTTCTGACGGCAATATCTTCATACGTATCAAAGAGACGGTACGTGATAAAGACGTTTATGTAGTGCTCCCTATCGGTTTGGATCCAAACAACGAGTTAGTGGAGCTTTTATTTTGGATGGATTCTTTCAAACGCGCAAGCGCAAGCTCGGTTACGGCCATCGTTCCCTATTACGGCTATGCGAAAGGCGACAAGAAAGACGAACCCAGGGTTTCCATTCGCGCGCGGGTGTGCGCGGACTGCCTGGAAACGGCAGGCGCGGACCGCGTGATCACGATGGATCTGCACAGCGCGCAGGTACAGGGGTTCTTTAAAATTCCGGTGGACCATCTGCGTTCGCTGCCTATTTTGTGCGAATACTTAAAGGGTATGGATATTATGGAAGATGCGGTCGTCGTTTCGCCGGACGCGGGCTTTGCCAAGGATGCCAGAAAGTATGCGGATTACCTGAAAGTGCCGGTTGCGATCGGCGACAAGACGCGCACGGGACATGATGAAAACGCGCAGATACTGGAGCTGATCGGCGATGTGGAGGGAAAAAACTGCATTATCGTGGACGACTTCTCGATTTCCGGCGGTACGCTCGTCGATGTGGCGCATATGCTAAAGGCGCGCGGCGCAAAGCGCATCGTTGCCTGCCTGGCGCACATCATGCTGCGTGAAAAGGGTGTGAAAGCGATCAATGAAAGCCCGATCGAATATGTTATCTCCACGGACAGTGTGGAAAATCCCTTTATTATCGGTCAGGAAAAATTCCTCACGGTTTCGGTGGCGCCGTTGTTTGCAGAAGCGGTCTACAGGATCCATGAACGCGAATCTGTGAGTACGCTGTTTTCCTCGGTGCCGGAAAAGGTCAAAGAGGATATACCGGACGCGCCCAGCGCATGCGTTTGCGCGTGTGAAGAAGACTAA
- the tilS gene encoding tRNA(Ile)-lysidine synthase, whose protein sequence is MEKIVREFIQENNLIEAGQTVGVAVSGGPDSMALLSCLCLLAPSAFFSVVCIHFEHGIRGQESLDDADFVSQYCQEHNIPFYMSAADVPVLAEEWHMGKQSAAKRAREEYFAALVENGDVDVVATAHHLNDNAESVLMHILRGSGIDGLRGIHPKNGSFIRPLLCVKRSEIIAYLEEKGIGYVTDRTNEENEYTRNFVRNVLMPQIEERINADAAGALNRLSVIAEYDAKFIRDVAQKEFASCAAVRGDRVEIDIQAFQRLAKAVRCRVVRLACEKLYIKQDVENVHVISVLQLAERNRTGTRVNLSNNLCAAVEYGKLLIGFSGREADVSFCMPFDFETVNELPDGSFVICREVDECDYQNNDPNVAYMDADKLPEHLMLRTRHHGDTIHPLGAPGKKKLKDYFIDKKLPRERRLETPLLADGSRIIWAVGHVIDDGCRVREDTTRIYCCKYLKKREDT, encoded by the coding sequence ATGGAAAAGATTGTACGGGAGTTTATACAAGAAAACAACCTGATCGAAGCAGGACAGACCGTTGGTGTGGCTGTATCGGGAGGACCGGACTCCATGGCGCTGCTGTCTTGCCTTTGTTTGCTTGCGCCATCCGCTTTTTTTTCTGTGGTATGCATCCACTTTGAGCATGGCATCAGGGGACAAGAGTCGTTGGACGACGCGGATTTTGTCAGTCAGTATTGCCAGGAACACAACATTCCGTTTTATATGAGCGCGGCGGACGTGCCCGTTCTTGCGGAAGAATGGCACATGGGCAAGCAAAGCGCGGCCAAGCGGGCGCGGGAAGAGTATTTCGCGGCGCTCGTCGAAAACGGTGATGTAGACGTGGTGGCGACGGCGCACCACCTGAACGATAACGCGGAGAGCGTACTCATGCATATTCTGCGCGGCAGCGGCATAGACGGGCTGCGGGGGATACACCCTAAAAACGGTTCCTTTATCCGTCCGCTGTTATGCGTGAAGCGAAGCGAAATCATTGCGTATCTTGAGGAAAAGGGAATCGGATATGTAACGGACCGGACGAACGAGGAGAACGAATACACCCGCAATTTTGTGAGAAACGTGCTGATGCCGCAGATCGAAGAACGGATCAATGCGGATGCGGCGGGCGCGCTTAACCGTCTGAGCGTGATCGCGGAATATGACGCGAAATTTATACGGGATGTGGCGCAAAAGGAATTTGCGAGCTGCGCGGCTGTGCGCGGCGATCGTGTCGAAATCGATATTCAGGCGTTCCAACGCCTTGCAAAAGCGGTCAGGTGCCGCGTGGTACGGCTGGCCTGCGAGAAGCTGTATATTAAGCAGGATGTAGAAAACGTACACGTGATTTCCGTGCTGCAGCTTGCGGAGCGTAACCGTACGGGCACGCGCGTGAATCTTTCGAACAATCTGTGCGCGGCGGTGGAATACGGTAAGCTCCTGATCGGGTTTTCCGGACGGGAGGCGGATGTGAGTTTCTGTATGCCGTTTGATTTTGAAACGGTAAACGAACTGCCGGACGGGTCTTTCGTGATATGCAGGGAAGTCGATGAATGCGATTACCAGAACAACGATCCGAACGTCGCGTATATGGACGCCGATAAGCTGCCGGAGCACCTGATGCTGAGGACGCGGCACCACGGGGATACGATTCATCCTCTGGGCGCGCCGGGCAAGAAGAAGCTGAAAGATTATTTTATCGATAAAAAGCTGCCGCGCGAACGGCGCTTGGAAACGCCGCTTTTGGCGGATGGCAGCCGGATCATCTGGGCCGTGGGACATGTGATTGACGACGGATGCCGCGTGAGGGAAGATACAACGCGCATTTATTGTTGCAAATATTTAAAAAAGCGGGAGGATACATAA
- the hpt gene encoding hypoxanthine phosphoribosyltransferase — protein MEHYVERDIEKILLSKEEIAKRVAELGAQISKDYEGKDFIAVGILRGSVVFFSDLMRQIKIPMEIDFMAVSSYGQGSSSTGSVQIKYDMQEDIRGKHLLIIEDIIDSGWTLHNLTKLLHGRQPASIEICCLLNKQDRREVEVPVKYIGFEIPDEFVVGYGLDYASKYRNYESVGILKRSVYE, from the coding sequence ATGGAGCATTATGTAGAGAGGGACATCGAGAAAATATTGCTCTCCAAAGAGGAGATCGCAAAACGGGTAGCGGAGCTGGGGGCTCAGATATCCAAGGATTATGAGGGGAAAGATTTTATCGCCGTCGGCATTTTACGTGGCAGCGTCGTGTTTTTTTCGGACCTGATGCGCCAAATCAAAATCCCGATGGAAATTGATTTTATGGCGGTTTCGAGCTATGGGCAGGGAAGTTCTTCTACGGGCAGCGTACAAATCAAGTATGATATGCAAGAAGATATTAGGGGAAAGCACCTGCTTATCATCGAGGATATCATCGATTCCGGCTGGACGCTTCACAACCTGACAAAGCTTTTACACGGACGGCAGCCGGCGAGTATCGAGATCTGTTGCCTGTTAAACAAGCAGGACAGACGCGAGGTAGAAGTTCCGGTGAAATACATCGGTTTTGAGATACCGGACGAATTCGTCGTAGGGTATGGACTCGATTACGCATCAAAATACAGGAATTATGAAAGCGTGGGCATTTTGAAACGTTCGGTTTACGAATAA
- the mreB1 gene encoding rod shape-determining protein, translating to MGVFGNFNDIGIDLGTATVLVYVRGKGIVLREPSVVAVDRLSGRMLAIGEEARIMLGRTPGNIVAVRPLREGVISNFHDTERMLRYFLRKVIGKRLFFKPRVVVCVPSGVTEVEKRSVIEATEEAGARHTCLIEEPIAAAIGAGIDIGAPQGNMVLDIGGGTADMAVISLGGAVISDSIKIAGDTFDEYISRYIKKKYNMLIGERTAEEIKINIGSAFPRKEEAYMEVTGRNLISGLPKTITISSNETIEAMQEPLDRIMETMHSVLERTPPELTADIAENGICMTGGGSLLYGLDRLLTERTKIPCYVAEDAVSCVAIGTGKALESIDVYSAGAVYDYRRGDYYNQGY from the coding sequence ATGGGCGTGTTCGGAAATTTTAACGATATAGGAATAGACCTGGGTACCGCCACAGTGCTGGTGTACGTCAGGGGAAAGGGAATCGTCCTTCGGGAGCCTTCCGTAGTTGCGGTCGACAGGCTTTCGGGCAGGATGCTCGCGATCGGTGAAGAAGCGCGTATCATGCTGGGACGTACGCCCGGGAACATCGTAGCGGTGCGGCCGCTTAGGGAAGGCGTAATTTCCAACTTCCACGATACGGAGAGAATGCTCAGGTATTTCCTGCGCAAGGTTATCGGAAAGCGGCTGTTCTTTAAACCGCGCGTCGTTGTCTGCGTGCCATCAGGCGTTACGGAAGTGGAAAAGCGTTCGGTAATCGAGGCGACGGAGGAAGCGGGCGCGCGCCATACGTGCCTGATCGAAGAACCGATCGCGGCCGCGATCGGCGCGGGTATCGATATTGGCGCTCCGCAGGGCAACATGGTGCTCGATATTGGCGGCGGTACGGCGGATATGGCTGTGATCTCGCTGGGCGGCGCGGTTATCAGCGATTCCATCAAGATCGCAGGCGATACGTTTGACGAATATATCTCAAGGTACATCAAAAAGAAATACAATATGCTGATCGGCGAGCGCACGGCAGAGGAAATCAAGATCAACATCGGCAGCGCGTTCCCGCGTAAGGAAGAAGCATATATGGAAGTAACGGGGCGCAACCTGATTTCGGGACTTCCCAAGACGATTACCATCAGCTCCAACGAGACGATCGAAGCGATGCAGGAGCCGCTTGACCGCATCATGGAGACTATGCACAGCGTACTGGAGCGTACGCCGCCGGAACTTACGGCAGACATCGCGGAAAACGGTATTTGCATGACGGGCGGCGGATCGCTTTTGTACGGCCTCGACCGACTGCTTACCGAACGGACGAAGATTCCTTGCTATGTGGCGGAGGATGCGGTTTCGTGCGTAGCGATCGGTACGGGCAAGGCGCTTGAGAGCATTGACGTATACAGCGCGGGCGCGGTTTACGATTACCGACGCGGAGATTATTACAACCAGGGATATTAA
- the ftsH gene encoding ATP-dependent zinc metalloprotease FtsH: MAKFFRGPFIYILIIVVIIIAAQFLGNPETSTVEELQYYQFLDKVAAKDIKDVAIQDRTLVGRTNETTITDENFPREYDFKTTIPESIGQFNQDIAQVTGSANPTDYGFALNYVPTPEPNIFLQFLPYLILIVLFLVLWMVIIRRAQGGAGGTGGAMSFGKSKARMTDGGETHKTFADVAGADEEKEELVEIVQFLKNPARFKELGARIPKGVLLVGPPGGGKTLLAKAVAGEAKVPFFSISGSDFVEMFVGVGASRVRDLFENAKKNAPCIVFIDEIDAVGRQRGAGLGGGHDEREQTLNQLLVEMDGFEVNEGIIVMAATNRKDILDPALLRAGRFDRQIIVNYPDVKGREDILKVHAKGKPFESDVDFKVIARRTPGFIGADLENVLNEAAILAARRRKKKIGMSEIEEAITRVIAGPEKKSRVMTEDDKRCTAYHEVGHAILAHVLDKTDPVHEVSIIPRGMAAGYTMTLPEEDKQHVFKSKLIDEITMMLGGRVAESLTLKDVSTGAISDLQRATETAKDMVMKYGMSDELGPVFLASGHEVFLGKDFGQTPEYSETTAAKIDAEVAKIVEGAYAHAEQLLSKNLKKLINIGEILMRKEKLTGEEFKRLFEDDLDIENPDSWEIEEKTDTEKEPEPVGQPPQPVDAQAVETIIVEPPKPEEE, from the coding sequence TTGGCAAAATTTTTTAGAGGGCCGTTTATCTATATATTGATCATTGTTGTCATTATTATAGCGGCGCAGTTTCTGGGAAATCCGGAAACCTCAACAGTAGAGGAGCTGCAATACTACCAGTTTTTGGATAAGGTGGCAGCAAAAGACATAAAAGACGTCGCGATTCAGGACCGGACGCTTGTCGGACGGACGAACGAAACAACAATAACGGACGAGAATTTTCCACGGGAATATGATTTTAAAACCACGATTCCCGAATCGATCGGACAGTTTAACCAGGACATCGCACAGGTAACGGGCAGTGCGAACCCGACGGACTACGGGTTTGCCCTCAACTATGTGCCGACGCCGGAACCGAACATATTCCTGCAGTTCCTGCCATATCTGATCCTGATTGTTCTCTTCCTCGTTTTGTGGATGGTCATCATCCGGCGCGCGCAGGGCGGCGCAGGCGGTACAGGCGGCGCGATGTCGTTTGGCAAGAGCAAAGCAAGAATGACGGACGGCGGCGAGACACACAAAACGTTTGCGGATGTTGCCGGCGCCGATGAAGAAAAAGAGGAATTGGTAGAGATCGTTCAGTTCCTGAAAAATCCGGCGCGGTTTAAAGAGCTTGGGGCGCGTATTCCTAAGGGAGTTCTTTTGGTCGGACCTCCCGGCGGCGGCAAGACGTTGCTGGCAAAAGCGGTTGCCGGAGAGGCGAAAGTGCCGTTTTTCTCGATCAGCGGCTCCGACTTTGTGGAAATGTTTGTAGGCGTGGGCGCTTCGCGCGTACGCGACCTGTTTGAAAACGCGAAGAAAAACGCGCCGTGCATCGTATTCATCGACGAGATCGACGCGGTCGGCCGCCAGAGAGGCGCGGGCCTTGGCGGCGGACACGACGAACGCGAGCAGACGTTAAACCAGTTGCTGGTTGAGATGGACGGTTTCGAGGTCAACGAAGGAATCATCGTGATGGCGGCAACCAACAGGAAAGATATTCTGGATCCGGCCTTGCTGCGCGCGGGACGTTTTGACAGGCAGATCATCGTCAATTATCCGGACGTAAAGGGCAGGGAAGACATTCTGAAAGTACACGCCAAGGGCAAGCCGTTCGAGAGCGATGTCGATTTTAAGGTAATCGCGAGAAGAACGCCGGGCTTTATCGGCGCGGACCTTGAAAACGTGCTCAATGAGGCGGCGATCCTGGCGGCGCGCAGGCGCAAGAAAAAAATCGGCATGAGCGAAATCGAGGAAGCGATCACGCGCGTGATCGCCGGACCTGAAAAGAAGAGCCGCGTGATGACGGAGGACGACAAGCGCTGTACGGCTTACCATGAGGTGGGCCACGCGATTCTGGCGCACGTGCTCGACAAAACCGATCCGGTACACGAGGTTTCCATCATTCCGCGCGGTATGGCGGCGGGATATACGATGACGCTGCCGGAAGAAGATAAGCAGCATGTGTTTAAGAGCAAGCTGATTGACGAGATAACCATGATGCTGGGCGGCAGGGTCGCGGAATCCCTTACTTTAAAAGACGTATCCACAGGCGCGATCAGCGACTTGCAGCGCGCGACGGAGACGGCCAAGGACATGGTCATGAAATATGGTATGAGCGACGAACTGGGACCGGTATTCTTAGCTTCGGGCCACGAAGTATTCCTGGGCAAGGACTTCGGGCAGACGCCTGAGTATTCCGAAACGACGGCGGCGAAGATCGACGCGGAAGTGGCGAAGATCGTCGAGGGCGCATACGCGCATGCTGAGCAGCTTCTGAGCAAGAACCTGAAAAAGCTGATCAACATCGGCGAAATCCTGATGCGCAAGGAAAAACTTACGGGCGAGGAATTCAAGAGACTGTTCGAGGACGATCTGGATATTGAAAATCCGGATTCCTGGGAGATCGAAGAAAAGACCGATACGGAAAAGGAACCGGAGCCTGTCGGGCAGCCCCCGCAGCCGGTAGACGCACAGGCGGTGGAAACGATTATTGTAGAACCGCCAAAGCCGGAAGAAGAATAA